In one Ananas comosus cultivar F153 linkage group 12, ASM154086v1, whole genome shotgun sequence genomic region, the following are encoded:
- the LOC109718726 gene encoding E3 ubiquitin-protein ligase RING1-like, with the protein MDQTLDSRYWCHLCAIVVDPITDPEIKCPFCESGFVEEMNSADLESLSYRRSNRAVSQRNPNLLGLMGGSSTRSRDQTGEEDEGDREFNYLFRRRMRNFVLLRLLEGIRDEFRLNLDNFDGEIPRESDLEREREGRMLINSLGRSTILREPLESSANRDELNNASTFSSFEDYLFGLELLLRYLSENDPSRYGSPPAKKEAVDALPNVKVAENLSCSVCLDEFEVGSEAKEMPCKHKFHANCILPWLKLHSSCPVCRFQLPSDELKDSGESSTANRVENGDNDSGDLGSNRESNTDRGNTSRPWPPLPWPFNGLFSSWGSRESRDPSSNPSSSSSSTS; encoded by the coding sequence atggatcaaaccctagattccaGATATTGGTGCCACCTTTGTGCAATAGTAGTTGATCCTATCACGGACCCGGAGATTAAATGCCCTTTCTGCGAAAGTGGCTTCGTGGAAGAAATGAATAGTGCGGACCTCGAATCTCTCTCCTATCGAAGGTCAAACCGAGCCGTTTCACAAAGAAACCCTAATTTACTTGGATTGATGGGTGGTTCTTCAACTCGATCGAGAGATCAAACCGGcgaagaagatgaaggtgaTCGCGAGTTCAATTACTTGTTTAGGAGGAGAATGCGGAACTTTGTCCTACTTCGATTGCTCGAAGGCATAAGGGATGAGTTTAGACTAAATTTGGACAATTTCGATGGTGAAATTCCAAGGGAAAgcgatctagagagagaaagagaaggtaGGATGCTTATCAATTCTCTTGGTCGTTCCACAATTCTACGAGAACCCCTCGAATCAAGTGCGAACCGAGATGAATTAAACAACGCAAGTACATTTTCCTCGTTCGAAGACTACCTttttggattggagcttctactgCGGTATTTATCGGAAAATGATCCAAGTCGATATGGCTCCCCACCGGCTAAAAAGGAGGCGGTCGATGCGTTGCCTAATGTGAAAGTCGCAGAAAACCTAAGCTGTTCAGTTTGTCTTGATGAGTTCGAAGTTGGTTCGGAGGCAAAGGAAATGCCATGCAAGCACAAGTTCCATGCGAATTGCATCTTACCGTGGTTGAAATTGCATAGTTCTTGCCCAGTTTGTAGATTTCAGTTGCCGAGCGACGAATTGAAGGATTCGGGCGAATCATCTACTGCGAATAGAGTGGAAAATGGTGACAATGATAGCGGTGATTTGGGTAGCAATAGAGAAAGCAATACTGATAGAGGAAATACTAGTCGACCGTGGCCCCCTCTACCTTGGCCTTTTAATGGCTTGTTTTCTTCATGGGGATCGCGGGAAAGTAGGGATCCTTCTTCGAATCCTTCTTCATCGTCATCATCAACTTCCTGA